In the genome of Hymenobacter cellulosivorans, one region contains:
- a CDS encoding DUF5777 family beta-barrel protein, which produces MVLLAGLLLGTVPALAQDDDLLRELQAKAADSTHSRVPDFTQATFKGTHIINSQSVETPGQGTLLFLIQHRFGTLNSGAYNFFGLDQAVLRLSFEYGLTDRLALGVGRSSQDKTFDGFVKYKALRQSTGTHAMPVSVTLLASSALTSLKFVEPERTTRTRLAYTYQALIARKFSPSLSVQLMPTLVHRNFVDSKRAENDVYALGAAVRQKLTKRLALTADYFYLLPGATATDMRNALGLGVDIETGGHVFQLHFTNAQGMMESLFVPQTTGNFFDGDIYFGFNVSRAFTVKSR; this is translated from the coding sequence TTGGTCCTGCTTGCCGGCCTGCTACTCGGTACCGTGCCGGCCCTGGCCCAGGACGATGACCTGCTGCGGGAGCTCCAAGCCAAAGCCGCCGACAGCACCCACTCCCGCGTGCCCGACTTCACCCAGGCTACTTTCAAAGGCACCCACATTATCAACTCCCAATCGGTGGAGACGCCGGGCCAGGGCACGCTGCTGTTCTTGATTCAGCACCGGTTTGGCACGCTCAACAGCGGGGCCTATAACTTCTTTGGCCTTGACCAAGCCGTGCTGCGCCTGAGCTTTGAGTACGGCCTCACTGATAGGCTAGCTCTGGGTGTGGGTCGTAGCTCTCAGGACAAAACTTTCGACGGATTCGTCAAATACAAGGCCCTGCGGCAAAGCACCGGGACCCACGCCATGCCGGTTTCCGTGACGCTGCTAGCCTCGTCGGCCCTTACGTCGCTGAAATTCGTGGAGCCCGAGCGCACCACCCGCACCCGCCTGGCCTATACCTACCAAGCCCTGATTGCGCGCAAGTTTAGCCCCTCCTTATCGGTGCAGCTTATGCCCACGCTGGTGCACCGCAACTTCGTGGACAGCAAGCGGGCCGAAAACGACGTGTACGCCCTGGGCGCGGCCGTGCGCCAGAAGCTCACCAAGCGCCTGGCCCTCACGGCCGACTACTTCTACCTCTTGCCCGGGGCTACCGCCACCGATATGCGCAACGCCCTGGGCCTGGGCGTCGACATCGAAACTGGTGGGCACGTCTTCCAGCTGCATTTCACCAATGCCCAGGGCATGATGGAAAGCCTGTTTGTGCCTCAAACCACCGGCAACTTCTTCGACGGCGACATTTATTTCGGCTTCAACGTGAGCCGGGCCTTCACTGTGAAAAGCCGGTGA
- a CDS encoding NifU family protein — protein MADTLTSPAAPVSIYAEASPNPESMKFVLNTQLLSDGVSVDYPNLEAAANSPLAQELFNFDYVSRVFIAANFVTITKASDLTWTHLIPELRTFLKSYVEAGGPIFTIDPVAEQKAAQQAVATGDASEQDQQISQKVIDLLENYVRPAVEQDGGNITFRSYNKGVVTVNLQGSCSGCPSATVTLKSGIENLLKRMVPEVTEVVAEGITV, from the coding sequence ATGGCTGATACCCTCACTTCCCCCGCTGCCCCGGTTTCCATCTACGCCGAAGCCAGCCCCAACCCCGAATCCATGAAGTTCGTGCTCAATACCCAGCTGCTTAGCGACGGGGTGAGCGTGGATTACCCGAACCTGGAGGCCGCTGCCAACTCGCCGCTGGCCCAGGAGCTGTTCAACTTCGACTACGTGAGCCGGGTGTTTATTGCAGCCAACTTCGTGACCATCACCAAGGCCTCGGACCTGACCTGGACCCACCTGATTCCCGAGCTGCGCACCTTCTTGAAGTCGTATGTGGAAGCTGGCGGCCCTATCTTCACCATCGACCCCGTGGCCGAGCAGAAGGCCGCCCAGCAGGCCGTCGCTACCGGCGACGCCTCGGAGCAGGATCAGCAGATCAGCCAGAAGGTTATCGACCTGCTCGAAAACTACGTGCGCCCCGCCGTGGAGCAGGACGGTGGCAACATCACCTTCCGCTCCTACAACAAAGGTGTGGTAACCGTCAACCTGCAGGGCTCGTGCTCGGGCTGCCCCTCGGCTACCGTCACGCTCAAGTCGGGCATCGAGAACCTGCTCAAGCGCATGGTACCCGAAGTAACCGAAGTCGTGGCCGAAGGCATCACGGTATAA